From the genome of Campylobacter concisus, one region includes:
- a CDS encoding bifunctional diguanylate cyclase/phosphodiesterase, translating to MSTKRIKTILSVLTAIFFISAFFIYKANIAIGAAHKFDDGILNLKFIDNEITFSLNNIYDISNYDKLNADINSFDTNLSNLSILSDEMLLFHQNEIKKDLQNIRDVFSKKVFFLQRSAYVNSSIDSYIQISQYEIQNLALSNKLEPIFYAIKGALMLSPEAIDDISKQIKMYKNEYKDNQKAQNVLDKILYAAQATKTLRTISNSAKELHLDNLIENFRNKILEFHSDEVNKAKIAQRICLITFIIFCSFGLYQIKMASERLRQIKLLRTTVENDHSSIIYCDKYNRISYVNKTFEEKTGYKLKEVIGKNPRILKSYMHPQSFYESIKEAVQKSLPWESDELISRTKNGNFLYEKVKFSPFFFKNKFEGYIAVKLDRTKETLILNELTQKNEQIKIQSSIDKLTGFGNYFALTEILDAQKDGVLICLSIKNFKILRFFYQTKIIDAMLKAVADTLKLCIDTSEIKAKLFRFQDDAFYIWYEGDNIVKDIEYIREYFGSNRINIAIDEKFENLPGIKIVFGVSLPNDTPQTNRLMQSVLANQLAIENGSNIYYYLENDAIEMKYHKNQLAVQLIEDALENDRVIVEAQGIFNLEENETEAKYYEVLVRIIDQNGKIHYPGEFLDIAMKTQLYPQITKKVISLAFDLAKRYPDYMFSINLSITDIADASMRELIESKLNECKDPNKICFEMLESEELSDYVAVNSFIKRVKGYGCKISIDDFGSGYSNYYRILELDIDTIKIDGSIIKKLPFDENARVLVETIVSFAKKQGYKIVAEFASSEEILNQIKNFGIPYAQGFLLGKPRRME from the coding sequence ATGAGTACTAAACGAATAAAAACCATACTTAGCGTCTTAACAGCTATATTTTTCATTAGTGCGTTTTTTATATATAAAGCAAATATAGCTATTGGTGCAGCTCATAAATTTGATGACGGGATTTTAAATCTAAAATTTATAGACAATGAGATAACTTTTTCTTTGAATAATATTTATGATATCTCAAACTACGACAAACTCAATGCTGACATAAATTCTTTTGATACAAATTTAAGCAACCTTTCAATACTTAGTGATGAGATGTTGTTATTTCATCAAAATGAAATAAAAAAAGACCTACAAAACATAAGAGATGTATTTAGTAAAAAAGTATTTTTTTTACAAAGATCAGCTTATGTAAACTCATCTATAGATTCTTATATCCAAATAAGTCAATATGAAATACAAAATCTCGCACTTTCAAATAAGCTTGAGCCTATATTTTATGCGATAAAAGGTGCTTTGATGCTTAGTCCTGAAGCAATAGATGATATTTCAAAGCAAATAAAAATGTATAAAAACGAGTATAAAGATAACCAAAAAGCTCAAAATGTATTAGACAAGATACTTTATGCAGCTCAAGCTACAAAAACATTACGTACAATCTCAAATAGTGCAAAAGAGCTACATCTTGATAATCTAATAGAAAATTTTAGAAACAAAATCCTAGAATTTCACTCTGATGAGGTGAATAAGGCAAAAATAGCTCAGAGAATTTGCTTGATTACATTTATAATATTTTGTTCATTTGGTCTCTATCAAATTAAAATGGCCTCAGAGCGTTTAAGACAGATAAAACTCCTAAGAACGACAGTCGAAAACGATCATAGCTCTATTATCTATTGCGATAAATACAATAGAATTTCATACGTAAATAAAACCTTTGAAGAAAAAACTGGCTACAAGCTAAAAGAAGTAATAGGCAAAAACCCTAGAATACTAAAATCATATATGCACCCGCAAAGCTTTTATGAATCCATAAAAGAGGCTGTGCAAAAATCTCTACCTTGGGAGAGCGATGAGCTTATAAGCAGAACAAAAAACGGTAATTTTTTATATGAAAAGGTAAAATTTTCACCATTTTTCTTTAAAAATAAATTTGAGGGCTATATAGCGGTAAAACTTGATAGGACTAAAGAGACGCTAATACTAAATGAACTAACTCAAAAAAATGAACAAATAAAAATACAATCTTCAATCGATAAGCTAACAGGCTTTGGTAACTACTTTGCTTTAACTGAAATTTTAGACGCACAAAAAGATGGAGTGCTCATTTGCTTAAGCATTAAGAATTTTAAAATTTTAAGATTCTTTTATCAAACTAAGATTATCGATGCAATGCTAAAAGCAGTAGCTGATACACTAAAGCTTTGTATAGATACTTCTGAGATAAAAGCAAAGCTATTTAGATTTCAAGATGACGCATTTTATATATGGTATGAAGGCGATAATATCGTAAAAGATATTGAGTATATTAGAGAATATTTTGGCTCAAATAGGATAAATATCGCTATTGATGAAAAATTTGAAAACTTGCCAGGCATAAAGATAGTATTTGGTGTTTCATTGCCAAACGATACCCCACAAACCAACCGCCTAATGCAATCAGTCCTTGCAAATCAGCTCGCAATAGAAAATGGTAGCAATATTTACTACTATCTAGAAAATGACGCCATTGAGATGAAATATCACAAAAACCAGCTGGCAGTTCAGCTAATCGAAGATGCGTTAGAAAACGATAGAGTCATCGTAGAAGCACAAGGTATCTTTAACTTAGAAGAAAATGAGACTGAAGCAAAGTATTATGAAGTTTTGGTTCGTATAATCGATCAAAATGGAAAGATACACTATCCGGGCGAATTTTTAGATATTGCCATGAAAACACAACTATATCCGCAAATAACCAAAAAGGTGATAAGTCTTGCGTTTGATTTAGCTAAAAGATATCCAGATTATATGTTCTCGATAAATTTATCAATTACCGATATTGCTGATGCTAGTATGAGAGAGCTTATAGAGAGCAAGCTAAACGAGTGCAAAGATCCTAATAAAATTTGTTTTGAAATGCTAGAGAGCGAAGAGCTTAGCGACTATGTTGCGGTAAATTCTTTCATAAAACGCGTCAAGGGCTATGGATGTAAAATTTCGATTGATGACTTTGGCTCAGGATACTCAAACTATTACCGAATTTTGGAGCTTGATATAGACACCATAAAGATAGATGGCTCGATAATCAAAAAGCTTCCATTTGATGAAAATGCTAGAGTTCTAGTAGAAACTATCGTAAGCTTTGCTAAAAAACAAGGCTACAAAATAGTAGCCGAGTTTGCAAGTTCGGAAGAAATTTTAAACCAAATCAAAAATTTTGGAATACCTTACGCACAAGGTTTCTTACTGGGCAAGCCTCGCAGAATGGAATAG
- the glmM gene encoding phosphoglucosamine mutase yields MKLFGTDGVRGKAGEKLSAQTSMRLAMAAGIYFRKTSATNVILVGKDTRKSGYMIETAIVAGLTAVGYNVLQIGPMPTPAIAFLTENMRCDAGIMISASHNPYYDNGIKFFDSFGNKLDETIEAEIEKIFYDDELIANAQKTMTEIGANKRIDDVIGRYIVQIKNSFPKELNLKNLRVVLDVANGAAYKVAPTVFSELGADVIVINDEPNGSNINQNCGALHPEDLASEVKRLRADIGFAFDGDADRLVVVDENGEVVHGDAILGSLAAFLHEQKTLKGGAIVATVMSNAALDDYLKAHKIKLLRSNVGDKYVLEMMKENGINFGGEQSGHVIFNDYAKTGDGLVTSMQVVAMMLKKGKKASEIFGELKPYPQILLNLKIIEKKPLDKIEGLKELEASLAKDGIRSLFRYSGTENLIRLLLEGKNQTLVEKRMDEVEKFFVKALNA; encoded by the coding sequence ATGAAACTATTTGGAACGGATGGAGTTCGTGGAAAAGCTGGTGAGAAGCTTTCAGCTCAAACATCTATGCGTCTTGCAATGGCGGCTGGAATTTACTTTAGAAAAACCTCAGCTACAAATGTGATTTTGGTTGGAAAAGATACAAGAAAAAGCGGCTATATGATAGAAACCGCCATCGTTGCAGGACTAACTGCAGTTGGCTACAACGTCCTTCAAATAGGCCCTATGCCAACACCTGCGATCGCATTTTTAACAGAAAATATGCGCTGTGACGCTGGTATCATGATAAGCGCATCACACAACCCATACTACGATAACGGCATCAAATTTTTTGATAGCTTTGGCAACAAACTTGATGAGACGATAGAGGCCGAGATAGAAAAAATCTTCTACGACGATGAGCTCATCGCAAACGCCCAAAAAACGATGACAGAGATCGGTGCAAACAAGAGGATCGACGATGTTATCGGCAGATATATCGTGCAGATCAAAAATTCATTCCCAAAAGAGCTAAATTTAAAGAATTTACGAGTAGTTTTAGATGTGGCAAACGGAGCTGCTTACAAGGTCGCGCCAACTGTATTTAGCGAGCTTGGAGCTGATGTCATCGTCATAAACGACGAGCCAAATGGTAGCAACATCAACCAAAACTGCGGTGCGCTTCACCCAGAAGATCTAGCAAGCGAAGTAAAAAGGCTTCGTGCTGACATCGGCTTTGCATTTGACGGCGATGCTGATAGGCTTGTAGTTGTCGATGAAAACGGCGAAGTTGTGCATGGCGATGCGATACTTGGCTCACTAGCTGCATTTTTACACGAGCAAAAGACTCTAAAAGGTGGAGCCATCGTAGCTACGGTAATGAGTAACGCTGCACTTGATGACTATCTAAAAGCTCATAAGATCAAACTACTTCGCTCAAACGTAGGCGATAAATACGTGCTTGAGATGATGAAAGAAAATGGCATAAATTTTGGCGGTGAGCAAAGCGGTCACGTGATATTTAACGACTACGCCAAAACTGGCGATGGCCTTGTTACCTCAATGCAAGTTGTCGCGATGATGCTTAAAAAAGGTAAAAAAGCTAGCGAAATTTTTGGTGAGCTAAAGCCATATCCACAAATTTTACTAAATTTAAAGATCATAGAGAAAAAGCCACTTGATAAGATAGAGGGGCTAAAAGAGCTTGAGGCTAGCCTTGCAAAAGATGGCATAAGATCACTTTTTAGATACTCTGGCACTGAGAATTTGATCAGGCTTTTGCTTGAGGGCAAAAATCAAACTTTAGTTGAAAAACGCATGGATGAAGTTGAGAAATTTTTCGTAAAAGCCCTAAATGCGTAA
- the prfA gene encoding peptide chain release factor 1: MFADKLHPFLDRYNEISTLLSDPNIANDIEKMTKLSKEQSSIEPVATASTKYLEILKDIDENKALLEDSELGELAKEELKNLEISREKLEEEIKILLLPKDPNDDKNIFLEIRAGTGGDEAALFVGDLFNAYIRYAELRGYKFEIVSQSEGNTGGFKEIIVLIKGKGAYSRLKFEGGTHRVQRVPETESQGRVHTSAVTVAIMPEVEDSEIEINPNDIRVDVMRSSGHGGQSVNTTDSAVRITHIPTGLVVTNQDGKSQHKNKEAAMKVLKARLYELQEQERLAKETSERKSQVGTGDRSGRIRTYNYPQNRISDHRINLTLYRLDAIMAAGLFDEIIEPLITHYQAEAMLEAGI, translated from the coding sequence ATGTTTGCTGATAAACTTCATCCATTTTTGGATCGCTATAATGAAATTTCTACGCTTCTTAGCGATCCAAATATAGCAAACGATATCGAAAAGATGACAAAGCTCTCAAAAGAGCAATCATCTATCGAGCCAGTCGCAACTGCCTCAACAAAATATCTAGAAATTTTAAAAGATATCGACGAAAATAAAGCCCTACTTGAGGACTCTGAGCTCGGAGAGCTTGCAAAAGAGGAGCTTAAAAATTTAGAGATTTCAAGAGAAAAGCTTGAAGAAGAGATAAAAATTTTACTTCTTCCAAAAGATCCAAACGATGATAAAAATATATTTTTAGAAATTCGTGCAGGTACTGGTGGTGATGAGGCCGCGCTATTTGTTGGGGATCTTTTTAATGCTTACATTAGATATGCAGAACTTCGTGGATATAAATTTGAGATCGTTAGTCAAAGCGAAGGCAATACTGGTGGCTTTAAAGAGATCATCGTACTTATAAAAGGTAAAGGTGCTTACTCGAGGCTAAAATTTGAAGGCGGTACACACAGAGTTCAACGTGTGCCAGAGACCGAGAGCCAGGGTAGGGTGCACACTTCAGCTGTGACTGTAGCTATTATGCCAGAGGTCGAGGATAGTGAGATCGAGATCAATCCAAATGATATAAGAGTCGATGTGATGAGAAGCTCAGGTCACGGTGGTCAGTCGGTAAATACAACCGATAGTGCCGTTAGGATCACACATATACCAACTGGCCTTGTTGTAACAAACCAAGATGGCAAGAGTCAGCACAAAAATAAAGAAGCTGCGATGAAGGTGCTAAAGGCTAGACTTTATGAGCTTCAAGAACAAGAGAGACTCGCAAAAGAGACTAGTGAGCGAAAGAGCCAAGTTGGCACCGGAGATCGTTCTGGCAGGATAAGGACATACAACTATCCGCAAAACCGCATAAGTGATCACCGCATAAATTTAACACTTTACCGCCTTGATGCGATTATGGCTGCGGGATTATTTGATGAGATCATCGAGCCACTTATTACGCATTATCAAGCAGAAGCTATGCTAGAAGCTGGTATTTAA
- a CDS encoding diacylglycerol kinase, with the protein MHIFISNTIAIFWNFGLVFNIFLIFSMAFVLVCECLNSGLERVTDLASPDYHALAKAAKDAGSAAVMIANFLCGALWCVAIGYKWI; encoded by the coding sequence TTGCATATTTTTATTAGCAACACTATCGCTATTTTTTGGAATTTTGGCCTTGTTTTTAATATATTTTTGATATTTAGCATGGCATTTGTGCTAGTTTGCGAGTGCCTAAACTCAGGCTTAGAGCGAGTAACTGATCTTGCAAGCCCAGACTATCACGCCCTAGCAAAGGCGGCAAAAGATGCAGGAAGTGCAGCTGTGATGATCGCAAATTTCTTATGTGGCGCGCTTTGGTGCGTGGCAATAGGATATAAATGGATCTAG
- a CDS encoding CopD family protein, with the protein MAEYYLYLKYLHYLFFISWMAVLFYQPRLYVYHVENMDKPDFVKVVEVMEYKMYHYIGWVALIGSFVTGILILIAMPDLIKTGHIHVKILVVILMAIYHLDLGRYMKQLKEKRCNKSGIFFRAYNEVPTIAMLIIIWVMIVNPF; encoded by the coding sequence ATGGCAGAATATTATCTTTACTTAAAATACCTCCACTATTTGTTTTTCATCTCGTGGATGGCAGTGCTGTTTTATCAGCCAAGGCTCTACGTTTATCACGTAGAAAACATGGACAAGCCAGACTTTGTAAAAGTGGTTGAGGTGATGGAGTACAAGATGTATCACTACATCGGCTGGGTCGCACTCATTGGCTCATTTGTTACTGGCATTTTGATACTTATCGCGATGCCTGATCTTATAAAAACTGGTCACATCCACGTTAAAATTTTAGTTGTCATCTTAATGGCTATCTATCACCTAGACCTTGGACGCTACATGAAGCAGCTCAAAGAAAAACGCTGTAACAAAAGTGGCATCTTCTTTAGAGCTTACAACGAAGTGCCAACTATCGCGATGCTCATCATCATCTGGGTAATGATAGTAAATCCATTTTAA
- a CDS encoding exodeoxyribonuclease III: MKLISWNVNGLRALVTKDGFAWLTEQKPDFLALQEIKVKESDVPKEIYNLGFKDISVNSGERAGYSGVMSLANFDISTQKAAFFDDTEGRVLEHRFGNIVLFNIYFPNGQKDDERLAYKMDFYEKFLAYCKELVKSGKEVIFCGDVNTAHREIDLKNPKANAKTSGFLPIERAWIDEVLKNGFIDTFRTINGDVADAYSWWSYRFNARAKNIGWRIDYFFISQGLKDRLKDAFILPDITGSDHCPVGIDIEI, translated from the coding sequence TTGAAACTTATTAGCTGGAATGTAAATGGCCTTAGAGCACTTGTAACAAAAGATGGTTTTGCATGGCTTACGGAGCAAAAGCCTGATTTCTTAGCGCTTCAAGAGATTAAAGTCAAAGAAAGTGATGTGCCAAAAGAAATTTATAACCTTGGCTTTAAAGATATCAGTGTAAATTCAGGCGAGAGGGCCGGATACTCTGGCGTGATGAGCCTAGCAAATTTTGACATTTCTACACAAAAGGCAGCTTTTTTCGACGACACGGAGGGGCGTGTTTTGGAACATAGATTTGGCAATATCGTGCTTTTTAATATCTATTTTCCAAACGGACAAAAGGATGACGAGCGCCTAGCCTATAAAATGGACTTTTACGAGAAATTTCTAGCTTACTGCAAAGAACTTGTAAAAAGCGGTAAAGAGGTGATATTTTGTGGCGATGTAAATACTGCTCACCGTGAGATCGACCTTAAAAATCCAAAGGCAAATGCCAAAACTTCTGGCTTTTTGCCTATTGAGCGAGCATGGATAGATGAGGTGCTAAAAAATGGCTTTATAGATACTTTTAGAACTATAAATGGCGACGTAGCGGACGCTTACTCGTGGTGGAGCTATCGCTTTAATGCAAGGGCTAAAAATATCGGCTGGAGGATTGATTATTTCTTTATTTCACAAGGATTAAAAGATAGGCTAAAAGACGCATTTATCTTGCCAGATATTACAGGCAGCGATCACTGCCCGGTTGGCATAGATATAGAAATTTAG
- a CDS encoding NINE protein — translation MGNNIYVAYALWLLTGWLGAHRIYLGKFITGFLMMGLFFIGYSLQIILVGYLFLAIWGIWWIIDAFLVGSGVDKNLQKAELKERLKLKDKEEDLKRLYELFESGTISKAEFEARKEILFR, via the coding sequence GTGGGAAATAATATCTACGTCGCATACGCGCTTTGGCTACTTACTGGCTGGCTTGGAGCGCATAGAATTTACCTTGGCAAATTTATAACTGGCTTTTTGATGATGGGACTATTTTTTATCGGCTACTCTTTACAAATCATCCTCGTTGGTTATTTATTCTTGGCTATTTGGGGCATTTGGTGGATCATCGACGCATTTTTAGTCGGCAGTGGTGTGGATAAAAATTTACAAAAAGCCGAGCTAAAAGAGAGGCTAAAGCTCAAAGACAAAGAAGAGGACCTCAAAAGATTATACGAGCTTTTTGAGAGTGGTACGATCAGCAAGGCTGAATTTGAAGCTAGAAAAGAGATACTTTTTAGATAA
- a CDS encoding TOBE domain-containing protein has protein sequence MSISARNQLNVEITEVRTGAVNSLISAKLAGGEVLKATVTVDSEKGLDLKVGKKAIFLFKASSVIVSRDDSIKLSATNQIKGVVSEIKDGAVNAEVIIDVNGSKISAIITRESVSSLALKAGDKVTAIIKATQIIVGVK, from the coding sequence ATGTCAATAAGTGCAAGAAATCAACTAAATGTTGAGATCACAGAAGTAAGAACAGGTGCGGTAAATTCACTAATATCTGCTAAGCTTGCAGGCGGTGAGGTGCTAAAAGCAACTGTTACAGTTGATAGTGAAAAAGGTCTTGATCTTAAAGTTGGCAAAAAAGCTATCTTTTTATTTAAAGCTTCAAGTGTTATCGTTTCAAGAGATGACAGCATTAAACTTAGTGCTACAAACCAAATAAAAGGTGTTGTTAGCGAGATAAAAGACGGAGCTGTAAATGCTGAAGTTATTATTGATGTAAATGGCAGCAAAATTTCTGCTATCATCACAAGAGAGTCAGTTAGCAGCCTAGCTTTAAAAGCGGGAGATAAAGTAACTGCGATCATTAAAGCAACTCAAATTATAGTTGGTGTTAAATAA
- the lspA gene encoding signal peptidase II, which translates to MRKNLVKFFIAFFLIFIVDQAIKMIFIDGFSWEGEFFSLVLTYNKGVAFSMFAFLDEWLKFIQIALILGVFVYLVVEKKLLYSHAIWLGALLGAGSSNITDRFIHGGVVDYVFWHKWFNFAVFNFADVMIDLCVVMILWQSFRKRRESGK; encoded by the coding sequence ATGCGTAAAAATTTGGTTAAATTTTTCATAGCATTTTTTCTCATTTTTATCGTTGATCAAGCGATAAAAATGATATTTATAGATGGTTTTTCGTGGGAGGGCGAGTTTTTCTCGCTAGTTCTTACATATAATAAAGGCGTTGCGTTTTCGATGTTTGCCTTTTTAGATGAGTGGCTTAAATTTATCCAGATCGCCCTCATTTTAGGCGTTTTTGTCTATCTGGTCGTTGAGAAAAAGCTGCTTTACTCGCATGCCATTTGGCTTGGAGCTTTGCTAGGAGCTGGCAGCTCAAATATCACAGATAGATTTATCCATGGCGGCGTCGTGGATTATGTCTTTTGGCATAAGTGGTTTAACTTTGCGGTCTTTAACTTCGCTGATGTGATGATCGATCTTTGCGTCGTGATGATACTTTGGCAAAGTTTTAGAAAAAGGAGAGAGAGTGGGAAATAA
- the rpsT gene encoding 30S ribosomal protein S20, with protein MANHKSAEKRARQTIKRTERNRFYRTRLKNITKAVRVAVEAKDLNAANEALKVANKSIHSFVSRGFLKKQTAARRVSRLAQLVNTLKAA; from the coding sequence ATGGCAAACCATAAATCTGCTGAAAAAAGAGCTAGACAAACTATAAAAAGAACAGAAAGAAATAGATTTTACCGCACAAGACTTAAAAATATCACAAAAGCAGTGCGTGTAGCTGTAGAAGCTAAAGATCTAAATGCTGCAAATGAAGCTTTAAAAGTTGCTAACAAAAGTATCCACAGCTTCGTAAGTAGGGGCTTTTTGAAAAAACAAACTGCTGCTCGCCGTGTTAGTCGTCTTGCACAATTGGTAAATACTCTAAAAGCTGCTTAA
- a CDS encoding acetyl-CoA carboxylase subunit A, producing MIHKILIANRGEIAVRIVRACRDLHIQSVGIYTAPDSECLHVRIADEAYQVGEDPIKGYLDAKAIVKLAKECGADAIHPGYGFLSENYEFAKAVEDAGLIFIGPKAEVIRKMGDKNIARYLMKRNGIPIVPGTEKLNDESMDAIKEHARRIGYPVILKASGGGGGRGIREVWQEEDMQDAFESCTREAKTYFNNDEVFMEKLVVNPRHIEFQILGDNYGNIIHLCERDCSIQRRHQKIIEIAPCPSISENLRKIMGVTAVAAAKAVGYSNVGTIEFLLDDYNNFYFMEMNTRIQVEHGITEEITGHDLVVRQIRIAAGEILEIEQSDIKPRGYAIEARITAENVWENFIPAPGTIEGYYPALGPSVRVDSHVYKDYTIPPFYDSLIAKLIVKATDYDLAVNKLERALEEFTIEGVRTIIPFLLTISKSKEFRRGFFDTSYVEKNLKTILENTYDDMNKEPNDDLEEVIVEAIKRYKKKR from the coding sequence ATGATACATAAAATTCTTATCGCAAATCGTGGTGAGATCGCAGTTAGGATAGTCAGAGCTTGTAGGGATTTACACATCCAAAGCGTAGGAATTTACACAGCGCCAGACAGCGAGTGCTTGCATGTAAGGATAGCTGATGAGGCCTATCAAGTGGGCGAAGATCCGATCAAAGGTTATCTTGACGCCAAAGCTATCGTAAAGCTTGCTAAAGAGTGCGGAGCTGACGCGATACACCCAGGATATGGCTTTTTAAGCGAAAACTACGAATTTGCAAAGGCGGTTGAGGATGCTGGGCTTATATTTATCGGTCCAAAGGCTGAAGTGATCAGAAAAATGGGTGATAAAAATATCGCAAGATACCTAATGAAGAGAAACGGCATACCAATCGTTCCAGGCACAGAAAAGCTAAATGACGAGAGTATGGATGCCATAAAAGAGCACGCTAGACGCATCGGCTACCCAGTCATCTTAAAAGCAAGTGGTGGTGGTGGTGGCCGTGGTATCAGAGAAGTTTGGCAAGAAGAAGATATGCAAGATGCCTTTGAGTCGTGCACCAGAGAGGCAAAGACATACTTTAACAACGATGAAGTTTTTATGGAGAAGCTTGTCGTAAATCCTCGTCACATCGAATTTCAAATTTTAGGCGATAACTACGGCAATATCATCCACCTTTGCGAGCGTGACTGCTCTATCCAAAGGCGCCACCAAAAGATAATCGAGATCGCACCTTGCCCATCTATCAGCGAAAATTTAAGAAAGATAATGGGCGTAACCGCGGTGGCCGCTGCAAAGGCTGTGGGCTACTCAAACGTAGGAACGATCGAGTTTTTATTAGATGACTACAACAACTTTTACTTCATGGAGATGAACACCCGTATCCAAGTGGAGCATGGCATCACCGAAGAAATCACCGGCCACGACTTAGTCGTTAGACAGATAAGGATCGCAGCTGGCGAGATTTTAGAGATCGAGCAAAGCGACATCAAGCCACGAGGCTACGCGATAGAGGCGAGGATCACGGCTGAGAATGTCTGGGAGAATTTCATCCCAGCGCCAGGCACGATCGAGGGTTACTACCCAGCTCTTGGTCCATCTGTGCGCGTCGATAGCCACGTCTATAAAGACTACACCATACCGCCATTTTACGACTCACTTATCGCAAAGTTGATCGTAAAGGCGACCGACTACGATCTAGCGGTAAATAAGCTTGAAAGAGCGCTTGAAGAATTTACCATCGAGGGCGTGCGAACGATCATCCCATTTTTGCTAACGATCAGCAAAAGTAAAGAGTTTAGAAGAGGATTTTTCGATACTAGCTACGTTGAGAAAAACTTAAAAACTATCCTTGAAAACACCTATGACGATATGAATAAAGAGCCAAACGACGACCTAGAAGAGGTCATCGTAGAGGCGATAAAAAGATATAAAAAGAAGAGATAA
- a CDS encoding PQQ-binding-like beta-propeller repeat protein: MECKEILGGAAFKSEAKDENLNESVSPKEQSVRICKTIWRLKLCTYLYTPVTCVRVLYFGTAGKGGHLYAVDAKSGEVIFKFKTSGAEYFA, encoded by the coding sequence ATGGAGTGTAAAGAAATTTTGGGCGGCGCAGCATTCAAAAGTGAAGCAAAAGATGAAAATTTAAATGAGAGTGTGTCGCCTAAAGAGCAGAGTGTAAGAATATGCAAAACTATCTGGCGGCTAAAGCTTTGCACATATCTCTACACACCAGTTACCTGTGTGAGGGTGCTTTACTTTGGCACTGCTGGCAAAGGCGGACATCTCTATGCCGTGGATGCAAAAAGTGGCGAGGTGATATTTAAATTTAAAACAAGTGGCGCGGAGTACTTTGCTTAG
- a CDS encoding SMI1/KNR4 family protein, whose amino-acid sequence MFLKLDKIAGKLDQIFLPLEQEGMTGMRLLLQNDVKATAQALKNAQEALGVNFPAKFLELISKFDLGNFEICNVSFGSRGDYVSELVRLNSVDEFGGKWWIGEAHPLNLIVFAVGDPWIFLLDCTSGAVYAWLFGDEELCGRCVASDFEKFFIALASTYIARLNGETLLPAEQILKFVKADEKARPFWQEMAQN is encoded by the coding sequence ATGTTTTTAAAATTAGACAAGATCGCTGGGAAGCTAGATCAAATTTTCTTGCCACTAGAGCAAGAGGGTATGACTGGCATGAGACTCTTGCTTCAAAATGATGTTAAAGCCACCGCACAAGCACTTAAAAACGCACAAGAAGCTCTTGGCGTAAATTTCCCAGCTAAATTTTTAGAGTTAATAAGCAAATTTGACCTTGGCAATTTTGAAATTTGCAATGTCAGTTTTGGCTCAAGAGGCGATTACGTGAGTGAGCTAGTACGGCTAAATAGCGTAGACGAATTTGGTGGCAAATGGTGGATTGGCGAGGCTCATCCTTTAAATTTGATAGTTTTTGCCGTGGGTGATCCGTGGATATTTTTGCTTGATTGCACGAGTGGCGCGGTCTATGCATGGCTCTTTGGAGATGAGGAGCTTTGCGGTAGGTGCGTCGCAAGTGACTTTGAGAAATTTTTCATAGCGCTTGCCAGCACCTATATAGCAAGACTAAATGGTGAAACTCTGCTACCAGCCGAGCAAATCCTAAAATTTGTTAAAGCAGACGAAAAAGCACGTCCTTTCTGGCAAGAGATGGCGCAAAATTAG
- a CDS encoding replication/maintenance protein RepL translates to MNEEIYKAIIGEKKVEIINLLVKSCDENGFIVVKISEICEKLDVSKPTVINTFKLLEEKKIFERVKNGVYRFKNL, encoded by the coding sequence ATGAATGAAGAAATTTACAAGGCAATAATTGGTGAGAAAAAGGTAGAAATTATAAATTTGCTAGTTAAAAGCTGTGATGAAAATGGATTTATTGTAGTAAAAATTTCAGAAATTTGTGAAAAGCTGGATGTGAGCAAACCAACCGTGATAAATACATTTAAGCTACTTGAAGAGAAGAAAATTTTCGAGCGAGTGAAAAATGGAGTTTATAGATTTAAAAATTTATAG